The Glycine soja cultivar W05 chromosome 8, ASM419377v2, whole genome shotgun sequence genome has a window encoding:
- the LOC114421830 gene encoding uncharacterized protein LOC114421830, whose protein sequence is MMKCFSVSLASLWVLLALFSLSVSSQNISESGLQQASLPPRGWNSYDSFCWTISEDEFLQSAEMVSQRLKAHGYQFVVVDYLWYRKKVKGAYPDSLGFDVIDEWGRMIPDPGRWPSSIGGKGFSEVANKVHSLGLKFGIHVMRGISTQAVNANTPILDITKGGAYQESGRVWHAKDIAMPERACAWMPHGFMSVNTKLGAGRAFLKSLYEQYAAWGVDLVKHDCVFGDDLDLNEISYVSEVLSVLNRPIVYSLSPGTSVTPAMAKDVSGLVNMYRITGDDWDKWEDVKAHFDVTRDFSTANMIGGKGLKGNSWPDLDMLPFGWLTDPGSNEGPHRFSKLTLEEKRTQMTLWSLAKSPLMYGGDVRRIDPTTYELITNPTLLEINYFSSNNMEFPYITSSINLKHPGGKERRLKKGIHSLGLTSCSESKARGWSIESLNQDLERICWKKGLENKHQAPFCVHKRELQFRLDGVSMYQEDYRGKHQLVATDRMKFCLDASPRRKVTSKEFKRGTFSPCRWDSNQIWELNSNGTMVNSYSGLCATVEYIEANVNSGGIRSWIATGRTGEIYLAFFNLSEQKTEIYAKTSYLAKVLPDKSITSCKGEEVWSGTDVITTQGTISMNVEIHGCALFVLNCN, encoded by the exons ATGATGAAGTGTTTCTCGGTGTCCTTAGCCTCTTTATGGGTTCTCCTTGCTCTCTTTTCTCTGAG TGTGTCATCTCAAAATATATCTGAGAGTGGGCTACAGCAAGCTAGCCTCCCACCAAGAGGTTGGAATTCCTATGATTCCTTTTGCTGGACAATTTCTGAAGACGAATTTTTACAAAGTGCTGAAATGGTTTCTCAACGTCTCAAGGCTCACGGATATCAG TTTGTCGTGGTGGATTACCTCTGGTATAGGAAGAAAGTCAAGGGTGCTTACCCTGATTCTCTTGGATTTGACGTGATCGATGAATGGGGAAGGATGATCCCTGACCCAGGAAGGTGGCCTTCTTCCATAGGTGGGAAGGGATTCAGTGAAGTAGCTAATAAAGTACATAGTTTAGGTTTGAAGTTTGGGATTCACGTTATGAGAGGGATAAGCACGCAAGCTGTCAATGCAAACACCCCTATCCTAGATATAACAAAG GGAGGTGCTTATCAAGAATCTGGTCGAGTGTGGCATGCAAAAGACATAGCAATGCCAGAAAGGGCTTGTGCATGGATGCCTCACGGTTTCATGAGTGTAAATACGAAGTTGGGAGCTGGGAGAGCTTTTTTGAAATCCCTTTATGAGCAGTATGCTGCATGGGGTGTTGATCTCG TGAAACATGACTGTGTGTTTGGAGATGACTTGGatttaaatgaaataagctATGTGTCGGAG GTTCTCAGTGTGCTTAATCGCCCTATTGTGTATTCTCTGTCTCCCGGAACCAGTGTGACACCAGCCATGGCCAAGGATGTCAGTGGACTAGTCAACATGTATCGAATAACAGGAGATGACTGGGATAAATGGGAGGACGTCAAGGCTCATTTTGATGTAACAAG GGATTTTTCTACAGCTAATATGATAGGAGggaaaggtttgaagggaaatTCCTGGCCTGATTTGGACATGCTACCATTTGGATGGCTAACTGATCCAG GATCAAATGAAGGTCCACACAGATTTAGTAAACTCACTCTAGAAGAAAAAAGGACACAG ATGACTTTGTGGTCTTTGGCAAAGTCTCCCCTTATGTATGGGGGGGATGTGCGGAGGATCGATCCAACCACATACGAACTTATCACAAATCCTACCCTGCTAGAGATTAATTACTTTAGCTCAAACAATATGGAG TTTCCTTACATCACAAGCTCAATTAACTTGAAGCACCCtggagggaaagaaagaagactTAAGAAAGGAATACATTCATTGGGTTTGACTAGCTGCAGTGAATCAAAGGCGAGGGGTTGGTCTATTGAAAGTCTTAACCAAGATCTTGAAAGAATCTGTTggaaaaagggtttagaaaacaagcatcaggCCCCTTTCTGCGTACACAAAAGAGAACTTCAATTCAGATT AGACGGGGTGAGTATGTATCAAGAGGACTATCGAGGGAAACATCAATTAGTTGCAACTGACAGAATGAAATTTTGCTTGGACGCTTCTCCAAGACGAAAGGTTACTTCTAAAGAGTTCAAGAGAGGTACATTTTCTCCATGCAGATGGGATTCAAATCAG ATCTGGGAACTGAACTCCAATGGGACCATGGTAAATAGTTACTCCGGTCTTTGTGCAACTGTAGAGTATATTGAAG CTAATGTTAATTCTGGTGGGATTCGCTCTTGGATCGCAACAGGAAGAACAG GGGAAATCTATCTTGCTTTCTTCAATCTAAGCGAACAGAAGACGGAGATATATGCAAAGACATCATATCTGGCTAAGGTTCTTCCTGACAAAAGCATCACTTCATGCAAGGGCGAGGAAGTGTGGAGTGGAACAGATGTAATAACAACGCAAGGGACGATATCAATGAACGTGGAAATTCATGGATGTGCACTATTTGTTCTAAATTGCAACTAG
- the LOC114421832 gene encoding 60S acidic ribosomal protein P3-like — protein sequence MGVFTFVVRKSGSEWSAKQHSGDIEASADSTFDLQRKLVQAALAVDSSGGVQSSFSPVSPTSAVFQVIVGGAVFVGGGGGAVAAAPAGGAAAADAAPAAEKKEEKVEEESDDDMGLGLFD from the exons ATGGGAGTCTTCACCTTTGTCGTCCGCAAATCCGGCAGCGAATGGAGCGCCAAGCAACATTCCGGCGACATCGAGGCCTCCGCCGATTCCaccttcgatcttcaacggaaGCTCGTGCAAGCCGCTCTCGCCGTTGATTCCTCCGGTGGAGTTCAGTCCTCTTTCTCTCCCGTGTCTCCTACCTCCGCTGTGTTCCAG GTGATAGTGGGTGGTGCAGTATTCgttggaggtggtggtggtgctgtTGCAGCTGCACCTGCAGGTGGTGCTGCCGCAGCTGATGCTGCCCCAGCTGCtgagaaaaaggaagaaaaggtgGAGGAAGAGTCCGATGATGATATGGGATTGGGACTGTTTGATTAG
- the LOC114424468 gene encoding uncharacterized protein LOC114424468 isoform X2 has protein sequence MRKCTVQALGLAIAFFLLLILLTPSIPQPQRYHDFADKREFFGIPNALNVISNFLFMVIGLIGLVLCHRMNYFNISLQGELWGWTCFYVAVTSVAFGSSYYHFGPNDAGLVWDRLPMSVAFASLLAILVIERIDAKKGTISIVSLIMAGIMSNVYWRFFGDIRLYVLAQGASCIAIPLMATLLPPMYTHSAYWLWASGFYVLAMLQEAADRVIYLLTFHIVSGHTLKHLSAAMVPIILTVMLAKRSVYSEKLLHAKSA, from the exons atgagaaaatgcACTGTGCAGGCGTTGGGACTCGCTATTGCCTTCTTCCTTTTACTCATCCTCCTAACCCCATCCATTCCTCAGCCTCAGCGATACCATGACTTCGCTGACAAGCGCGAATTCTTTG GCATTCCCAATGCACTTAACGTGATATCAAATTTCCTATTCATGGTTATTGGTCTCATTGGCCTTGTGCTTTGCCACCGTATGAACTATTTTAACATCag TTTGCAAGGTGAACTATGGGGTTGGACATGCTTCTATGTTGCTGTGACTTCAGTTGCTTTTGGGTCTTCATACTATCATTTTGGCCCAAATGATGCAGGACTTGTGTGGGACAGGTTGCCG ATGTCTGTTGCTTTCGCGTCTCTGTTGGCAATCCTTGTCATTGAAAGGATTGATGCAAAGAAGGGAACAATTTCAATTGTCTCTCTAATTATGGCGGGCATAATGAGCAATGTGTATTGGAG GTTCTTTGGTGACATCCGTTTATATGTTCTGGCCCAAGGTGCATCATGCATTGCCATACCTCTCATGGCTACTTTATTGCCTCCAATGTACACGCATTCAGCATATTGGCTCTGGGCTTCAG GATTTTATGTTCTAGCTATGCTGCAAGAGGCCGCCGATAGAGTGATTTATTTACTGACGTTTCACATTGTCAGTGGTCACACACTTAAGCATTTGTCTGCTGCAATGGTTCCTATCATCCTAACAGTCATGCTTGCAAAGAGAAGTGTTTACTCGGAGAAGCTTTTGCAT
- the LOC114424468 gene encoding uncharacterized protein LOC114424468 isoform X1, which translates to MRKCTVQALGLAIAFFLLLILLTPSIPQPQRYHDFADKREFFGIPNALNVISNFLFMVIGLIGLVLCHRMNYFNISISLQGELWGWTCFYVAVTSVAFGSSYYHFGPNDAGLVWDRLPMSVAFASLLAILVIERIDAKKGTISIVSLIMAGIMSNVYWRFFGDIRLYVLAQGASCIAIPLMATLLPPMYTHSAYWLWASGFYVLAMLQEAADRVIYLLTFHIVSGHTLKHLSAAMVPIILTVMLAKRSVYSEKLLHAKSA; encoded by the exons atgagaaaatgcACTGTGCAGGCGTTGGGACTCGCTATTGCCTTCTTCCTTTTACTCATCCTCCTAACCCCATCCATTCCTCAGCCTCAGCGATACCATGACTTCGCTGACAAGCGCGAATTCTTTG GCATTCCCAATGCACTTAACGTGATATCAAATTTCCTATTCATGGTTATTGGTCTCATTGGCCTTGTGCTTTGCCACCGTATGAACTATTTTAACATCag CATCAGTTTGCAAGGTGAACTATGGGGTTGGACATGCTTCTATGTTGCTGTGACTTCAGTTGCTTTTGGGTCTTCATACTATCATTTTGGCCCAAATGATGCAGGACTTGTGTGGGACAGGTTGCCG ATGTCTGTTGCTTTCGCGTCTCTGTTGGCAATCCTTGTCATTGAAAGGATTGATGCAAAGAAGGGAACAATTTCAATTGTCTCTCTAATTATGGCGGGCATAATGAGCAATGTGTATTGGAG GTTCTTTGGTGACATCCGTTTATATGTTCTGGCCCAAGGTGCATCATGCATTGCCATACCTCTCATGGCTACTTTATTGCCTCCAATGTACACGCATTCAGCATATTGGCTCTGGGCTTCAG GATTTTATGTTCTAGCTATGCTGCAAGAGGCCGCCGATAGAGTGATTTATTTACTGACGTTTCACATTGTCAGTGGTCACACACTTAAGCATTTGTCTGCTGCAATGGTTCCTATCATCCTAACAGTCATGCTTGCAAAGAGAAGTGTTTACTCGGAGAAGCTTTTGCAT